From the Paenibacillus tianjinensis genome, the window TAATCCGGATATATAGAGTAAAACTTTTATACAGGAAAGAGGTGGGATTTTGAGAAAATTTATACTCGGCCTGCTATGCGGCCTGGTTATTGCCAGTTCATCCGTTGCCTTCGCATCAGGCTCTATCAAGGCTTTATTGTTCCCGGCAAGCTTCGAAATTAACGGCAGTACGGTGACGCCAAGCAGCAGTGTCCAGGCGCTTCATGTGAACGGCTCCACCTATGTGCCGCTGCGTTTTATCGCAGAGAATCTGGGTGCTACAGTGGGCTATGATGCGGAGCTGCAGAGAATTATTGTCAAGAACAGGGAGCTGAATCTTAAAGACCCGGATTACGCAGGCATAAGAGCCGGTAATCTCATTGTGACCCCATCGGGCGGGAATTCCATAGTCACGGGCCAGCTAATATTTGCCGGGGTAGGCAACAGTAAGAATAAAATCTCTGCCACACTCTCATTTTACAATGACAGCAACAGGAAGATAGGTGAAGTTCTGATTAAAGGGAATCAGTTTGGAGTCGAAGCCCAAGCCTTTACAGCCAAAGGAACGGGAGATTTCAGAGCCTATACCACGGCTATTCTGCATGTCGATGCTGTGAATGACAAGCCTGCTCTCAAGCCTGTCTCCTTCATCTACAAGAATTCCAAATATAATTTTACGCTGCAGCTTCCAGCTTACTGGGAGGGGAGATACAAGGTAGAGTCTTCCGTAAACGCAGCTTCAGACCGGGAAAGCATTCATTTTGTGACCAATCAGGGCGGAATTATATTTTCAATCCTGGTGTGGACTGAACAAGAATGGAAAGAGCAAGGCGCGATGACTCAGGAGGTTGCGCAAATCTGGAAACTCGGTGAGCAGGGAAACAAGGTGTTTACGATTATTCTTCCGGGCGATGTGCAATATGATCCGGAGAATGAAGAGCAGACAGCGGAGTATCACAAACTGGTTTCGTACATTGATCTAATCAGAACAAGCTTTAAACTCCAGGAATAACGCACTAAACTGAATCAAGTTAATGCTGCAAAAAAGTTCTCTCCCCGTGGACAATCACCCGGGCATTTATTGTCTGCCGCAATACGCTGTACGGAGGAGGCGAATAAATGGCGCAAACAGGACAATCACCCGGTGAGCTAAAAGCTTTGATTGATGCAGCGGAAGGTGTCTGGTTCGAGGTGTTTTATTCCGGGGACTTAAATGAGGCGATTACCGTGGGCGATAGGGAGTATTATCTTCTGCCGTTCAAATTCAGTACAAAGGAAAAGGTGATCACTTACTTCAGGCGTTTCTGGGGAGTAACTATGAGCAATAGAATGTTCTGTAATTTGTATACGATTAAGCGAAATAACAGATTGTATGTTATTGCGGGCGATCCTGGTATATTTACCACGATCCCTAGAAGAGTAAGGGTGACCAGCCGTACGGCAACCAGAATTAGTGTTACAGCTGTCCTATCCATGAGTGAGGATTACGATGAGGAAACTATGGTGGTTCAATACCTGATCGGCAAAACCGGAACGGGGCTTCGCGTCCTGGACCGAAATAAGAAGGATGAGCGTTTTGCCAGATGCGGAAGGCCAGGATAACATTCATATGAAAAAGAAGCAGAGCCAGCACGGGAATCCCGCTGATTCTGCTTCTTTTGTATTCGTTCATCTGCCACCTGCCACGGCAATCATCTGCACGACTGGGCGGGAGTCTCCGGTAAGGACAGCTTCGTCCGCATTCATCTGTGAGGAGCCGTCGCCGTCGAGGAAGATGCCCTCCCGTTCATTACCGGGAACGGTTTGCAATACAGCTGTACGGAACTCTTCTGCCGTACAAAGTGTTGGCGTGACAATCAGCCACAGCTTCCCGGTTTCGTCATAGACTAGTCCGGAGCGCATCCGCTGCTCGTCTGCGTAAGGCAAATGCTCGGCAGCACTGGCGGCTGCCCACAGCCCGTCCTGCTGCAGATTCATGCTGATGCCGCCCTGGGCCCAGTAATGACTCCGGTCGCTGACAGACAGCTCATCGCCCGAGGAGACGATCTGCACCGACAGCCTGCCGGCAGTTCCGTCCCAGACCAGCGTGCCGCGTGGATATTTGGCGTTGAACCAGCCGGAGCCATATGCGCCCTTGGCGCCATTAACCGGGACATCGTTCATAACCGCCACCGACAGGAGATCTGTACCATAGAAGAAGCCGCCGTTAATACCGTAAGCGGGAACCTTGCGCAAATCAGAACCTGCGGTCCTTAGAATGATGTTTTCCGGAGCGACTGCCATCATATGCATCTGAACCTGACCGGGGCTTACTGCTTCGAGATATTCATATTCATGCGGGAGCCCGCTGAAGGCCTCACGCACTTGTTTCTCCGGCTTGTTCAGCAGAACTGCCGGTATCACGATCACCAGAACAAGCAGGACGAGCAGGGCAATGCTAAGCTGCCGTCGCTTGTGGATCCATATCCGCCGCAATTTACCGCTTCCGGCTTCAGTTTGCACCGACATAGGCGGCAAGCAGCTTGGCCGTATTCAGGACGGCCTGCTTATGTGTGCGCTCCATGGAGTGGGAGGCATGCACCCCCGGACCGATCAGTGCAGCACGGATGTTGTTGCCGCCGCGCAGCGCAGCTGAGGCATCTGAGCCATACTGCGGATAGATGTCAACCGCAAATGGAATCGCCAGGCTGTTCGCCAGATCGATCAAACGGCTGGTCATAGCATAGTCATAAGGGCCGGAGGAATCCTTGGCGCAGATCGATACATCTGTTTCCTTGCAGCTCAGGTCATCCCCCATGGCGCCCATGTCTACCGCTATGAATTCGCTGATTTCGCCTGGAATCCATGCTGTACCGTGGCCGACCTCTTCGAAGTTGGAGATCAGGAGGGACAGGTTATGAAGCGGCTTCCAGCCTTCACGCTTGATGCTTTCCAGCAGGCCGAGCAGGGCGGCTACACTGGCTTTGTCATCCAGATGGCGTGACTTGATATAGCCGCTAGGAGTAATAACCGCGCGGGCGTCAAAGGAGATGAAATCACCGACAGCAATACCGAGCTTGAGCACATCATCTTTGGTAGAGACAAGCTCATCGATCCGGATTTCCATATTCTCCTCAGCCCGTTTGAAGTCACGCGCATCGGCATAGACATGCACCGAGGGATGACTGGTTAGAATGGTGCCGGTATAAGTCAGACCGCTGCGGGTATGAATGACACAGTATTCATTTTCGATGCTGTTCATTGTAAAACCGCCGACAGAGGTCAGGCGGAGCGTGCCGTTTGGCTTAATGGAGCGGACCATCGCACCCAGCGTGTCCACATGCGCGCTAATGCCGATGGTGCGGGAAGGATCAAGCCCGGGTACGCTGAGAATGATGCCGCCTTTCTCGTTCCAGCTGAGCGGAACGTTCAGCGAAGCTGCTTCCTCGGCTACGAGCCGCATAGCCTTAGCGGTGAAGCCGCTGGGGCTGGGGGTATCGAGCAGTTTTTTGAGAACGGATAGAATATAGTCTTCATTTGGCTGAATTGTAAGCAAGATTAAGCCCTCCAGTTCATACTTGGTTTAGAATAGGTGGTAAAAAACTTAGCGCTCCATATTCGGTTCCTCAGCCAGGCTGTCATGCTGGGCTTGAGGAGATAAGGGATCGAACGCGTTTCCCGCATCCCGCAGCTTGGACAGCTCTGCGTTCAGTACTTTAATTTGCTTCTGCAGCTTGTACTGGCGGAAAATACCGTAGGAGCCGACGATGACCCCGCCGATAACCGCGCAGCCCAGAATAACAAGAATAAGCGGGAGCTCGATCTGATCGAAGCCGAAATTCACCTGAACCGGATCTACGTTGATCACTGCGAATACAGCTGTAAGCAGCGCAAAGATTAAACCTAAAATTAGCGACCATTGCAGTTTCATATAATATCCTCCCACTTTGACAGTGTAACAGTATAAATCCCCTGCCCGCGAGGGGCAAGGGATTACCTCAATCCTAAGCTGTCTATTTTATTTGGTCAACTGTTCCATCTGCTCAATAACGCTCTCGAAGACACTCATTGCTTCACGGATCGGTTCCGGAGAAGACATGTCTACACCGGCTTTGGCCAGGATATTGATCGAATAATCACTGCCGCCGCTCTTCAGGAAGCCGAGGTAGCGGTCCACCGCCGGTTTGCCTTCCTCCAGAATCTGTTTGGAGAAGCTGGTTGCTGCAGAGAAGCCGGTAGCATATTTATAAACATAGAAGCTGTTGTAGAAATGAGGGATCCGTGCCCATTCCATTTCGATATCTTTATCAACCACCATGTCCTTGCCGTAGTACTTCACATTAAGGTCATAGTAGATGGCCGACAGATCCTGCGGAGTCAGCGATTCGCCGTCTTCTGCACGCTGGTGGATCATTTTTTCGAACTCGGCGAACATGGTCTGGCGGAATACCGTTGTACGGAACTGGTCAGCGTAGTAGGTGAGCAGATACATTTTCTCCTTCGGATCGGTTGACTTCTTTAACAGATAGTCCATCAGCAGCGCTTCATTCGTTGTAGACGCCACTTCTGCGAGGAAAATCGTGTACTGTGCATCACGGTACTTCAGCGCGTTATCCGAATAGTACGAATGCAGGGCGTGACCCATTTCATGCGCTAGTGTAAACATGCTGTTCAGGTTGTCGTTATGGTTCAGCAGCACATACGGATGGGTGCCGTAGGCTCCCCAGCTGTAAGCTCCGGTGCGTTTGTTCTCATTCTCGTAGACATCGATCCAGCCCTTGTCGTAACCTTCCTGCAGCACACTGAGGTAGTCTTCTCCGAGCGGCTTAAGACCTTCTTTGGTAATCTTTTTTGCTTCTTCAAAAGTAATATCCAGCTTATATTCATCTACCAGAGGAGCGAACAGGTCATACATATGTAGTTCATCAACGCCAAGCAGCTTCTGGCGAAGCTTCATGTAACGGTGCATGAGCGGCAGACTCTCGTGAATGGTGTCGATCAGGTTTGTGTAGACTTCCTTGGGAATATTATCGCCGTAGAGCGACATTTCCAGCACGGACGGATACTTGCGGACCCGTGAGTAGAAAACATTTTTGTTTACATTTGCGCTAAGTGTAGCGGCGATGGTATTTTTTTGCTTGGCATAAGTCTCGTAGACGGCTTTAAAAGCGTTCTTGCGCACTTCGCGGTCCGGACTCTCCAGGAACTGAATATAACTCCCGTGAGTCAATTCCACTTCCTTGCCTTCCTCATTTTTGATCTTGGGGAACTTGAGATCGGCGTTGTTCAGCATGCCAAAAATATTCTGCGGTGCCTGGGAGATGTTTCCCACCTGAGCGAGCAGAGCTTCCTCCGCTTTGGAGAGGACATGCGCCTTTTCACGCTTCATTTCTGTTAAGGTAAAGGTATAGGCGGAAAGGGCAGGGTCAGCGATGAACTGATCCAGCTTCTCCACAGGCAAAGCCAGAATTTCAGGGGTTACAAAAGAAAGAGCTTCACCAGCTTCGACACTCAGCTTTTTCGCTTTTTGCGTAAGTGCCTGATAGGTCGGTGCGGCAGTGTCCTCATCCTGGCGCATATGTGCGTAGACATAGAGTCGTTCTGTCAGCAGCGACAATTGGTCATCCAGCTCAAAGCAAGCTTTAAGCTCTTCCGGCGTATCCAGCTTGCCCTGGAATGCGGCGGCTTTTTTAATCAGCTCTTTGACTTCGCTGTATTCAGAATCCCATTCCGCCTGCGATGCAAACATATCTTCAAGCTTCCAGCGGTTTTCGGCGGGCACTTCACTTCTCTTCAATAATTGTTCCATAGAAATCCTCCTTAAATGATGAGATGTAGCAGGCATATTGTTCTGTGCTGCAGCGCTTGCGAAATCACCCGGAAGCAGGCACAGCGCTAATAGAAGCGATAGAGATTTGACGGTTAAGGACATGACCTGTGCCTCCTGGATCTTAAAGTCGGCTTAGTATGCCCTGCCAAATTCTGATGTATGAGCTTCTTAGAGAGTTATGCCAGCAAGCTATAAATAATGAAGATAAAAGCTAGAGCAATCAGAATTACAGCGGTTAGCGCCATGCCGCGCTTGAGGCGCGGCGGCACTTTTTCCTTGCCCATAATGAGCACGGCACCAAGACAGAGGACTACTATAACGAATATGACCAGACTCTCGTTATCCATGCCCCTCTATACCTGTTTGAACGCTGCGATGATATTCTTGTATTCTTCTTCGTTATCTTTATAGGATTCTTTGTTAAACCGGTTATTGACCCATTGCATCATGGCCGGCCGGCTCATAAAAGTATGCGTTTCTTCTCCCCATTGATCGGAAATTTCCCGGAGGATAATGTAGCGTCCCTGAACCTCAACGGTCATCATATTCCATTTGTCTGTTTTGTATATTTCATGTTTTTTGATCATTGTCATTACCACCCTGGCGATTTTTGGCTTTTGGGTCAATGATAACGCACCGGGTAAGTGAAAAGCAAATTAATTCATTAATAAAGGGAAATGATGGATTGCTTTGCAGAATTAGCTGGAGTATAATGTAAGCATACGCCATATATGGCGGTATTTTTAGGAGGTTGTTCATTTGAAAGGTACAGTAAAATGGTTTAACGCAGAAAAAGGTTATGGTTTCCTTCAAGTAGAAGGCGGCGAAGATGTATTCGTTCACTTCTCAGCTATTCAGGGCGACGGATTCAAAACATTGGATGAAGGCCAAGCGGTTGAATTCGATATCACTGACGGTAACCGCGGTCCACAAGCAGCTAACGTAGTTAAATTATAAGACACGGCTGGACAGATCATCTGTCGGCTGCAATATATATTTGATTTATGGCAGGCACTTGCAAGAGTGGTAACCAGCAACTTACACAGCACACAGTTCTTTCGGGAACTGTGTTTTTTTGTACTTGAATAAAGACCTGCACCGCCCCGTAAGGAGCAGTGCAGGTCTTATTTTGTTAATCTGTCAGCTAAGAATTAGAGCGAAGCCTTTTCTGCAGGAGCCGCCTCCGGGAGTGACTTTTTCTTAAAATAACGGCTTGAAGATCCGCCGATATCCATCAGATGCTTAATGAGAAAACCGATGAATGCGAATACCGAAAAGCCCATGGCGACCAGATAAAAGACACTCCGTCCGGAATCCTCATATATAAGCCCTCCGAAGGTACCGCTTAGCAATCCTGACACACTGGACCAGACTACTGTGAAAATCGCCAACCCGGTCGCGCGGAGATGGTCGGGAATAATACGCGTGATATACCTGACGGCTGTTACATAAAAAATGCCGAACGAAATGCTGTGCATGGCCTGGATGGCAATAATGGCACCGGGCACATCCGCAAGCGACATGAAGAGAAAACGAAGACCATACATCAGGCTGGCAAAAGCGAGCAGAGGAAGCTCCTTGAACCGTTCCCCGTATTTGCTAAGCAGAAAGAAAATTGGGATTTCGCTTAGCGCAGAAGCAAGCAGTGCCCAGCCGATGATCTCATCACCTGCATTCATGCTCTTTAGACTAAGCGTAAGAAAGGCTTCATTCATCCGGTGGCCAAGTGCCAGTACAAAGACGCAGCTAAAGAACCACAGCACTTCTTTTTGCAGCAGAATTTCTTTAAGCCCGCCGCCCTTTGCGCTTATTTTGGCAGAACCCTTACTGTTGTCCGGTTCTCCTTCGGTCCGCTTTACATCTTTCAGTCCGAGGGTGATGAAAAGTGCAGCTACTACTATTACAATACATACACCAATACTGTAAGAAGAGCCGAGTGCTCTCAGCACATATCCGATCGTAAGCGCAAAAAAGGAATATCCCAGCGAGCCAAACACACGAATTGCAATAAAGTTCCGCCCATGACGCTGTGCAATTTTGATGGCCATCGTGTCTGCGAGAGGAAAAACAGGGTAATAGAAGAAGTAGAAAAGGGTTAAAATAAGCATAACCAACCCAAAGTCCGTGGCTTTAGCCAGCATAATTGCGGTAACAAGCTGACCTGCAAGCAGAATAGCCATAATCTTTTTGATGGTTCCCAGCCGGTCGCTCATCATGCTCCAGAACAGATTGGACAGAATTGAGATCAGTGGTCCAAGGGAATACAACAGGCCTACCTGAGGGCTGCTAAAGCCGAGATGGGTATAAAATAACGGGAAATAAGAAACTACCAGCACACTTGTGCCATATAGCGTAAACATAAAGGAACGCAGCCAGTTTTGATCACTATACTGCCCGCCGGTCCGTACGGATTCCATGAAATTGCACTCCTTAAGTTTCAAATACGAGTAGTATATCATAAAGGAAAGTCACGGTGTTTGTTAAAAGCTTGTTAAAAATATGCTATTTCTGAATCTTTCAACGATTTGCGAAAGTGATTTTGTTGTTTGTACAAATACGCTCTGCATATTATAATAATGATGATTTGGATAAGGAGACAACAATGTGGAGGCACTGTCATTGAATGAATTTGAGCAAGGCCGTTACCTAAGCCCCAGAAGCCCGATAGGGCTCATGAGCAGGGTCTATAAGTACGTGCTGCCGGAAGTGCGGGAATGTCTTCACTTTTGGCGCCAAGATGCGGAAGGGATTCCCGATCCCGAACTCCGGAAACAAGCGCTTGCCAGCATTGAGACCAAACAGTTTCATTGTGAAGGCGGCGGTATTTATGCTGCCGGCAATTTGTCGATGAGACATATACTGATTCCGCTTATTGTCGCTTATCAAACGATCAGTGATTATCTGGACAATCTGTGTGACCGCAGTACCTCACTAGATCCGGCCGATTTCAGGCTGCTGCATCAATCCATGCTGGACGCCATTAATCCTAAGGCTGAACCCGTCAATTATTATGCATTGCGCAGTGAGCAGAATGACGGCGGATATCTTCACAGGCTTGTCCGCAAATGCCAGGAGATGACTGCGCGCTTACCAGGCTATGCTGCGGCAGCTGCGGAGATTCATGATCTTGCCGTACTGTATACGGATTTGCAGGTGTACAAGCACATCCGCCCCGAACTCAGGGAAGCTGCCCTGAAGGAATGGTGGGCGGTGGAAGGAAAGCGTGCTCCGCATCTTCACTGGAATGAATTTGCTGCGGCTACCGGTTCTACACTGGGAGTGTTCATGCTTTTCCTGGCCTCTTGCGACCCCCGGCTAAGCACTTCGAAAGCGGCTTCGATTCGTGCAGCGTACTTTCCGCATCTTTGCGGATTGCACATCATGCTCGATTATCTGATTGATCAGGACGAAGACCGGGCCGGCGGTGACCTCAATTTCTGCAATTATTATGACAATACTGATACCATGCTGAATCGGATCGCTTCCATCGTGGAGTGGGCCCGCAAGGATGTCCAGAACTTACCTGAGACCTCAATGCATCGTATGGTCATCGAGGGGCTTCTGGCACTTTATTTATCCGATCCAAAAGTCAGCGAACAGCGGGAAGTTCGTTCGGTATCCAAGCGTTTAATGAGAAGAAGTCCGCTGACCAGACTGTTCTTCTTCGTTAACAGCCGCTGGATACGCAAACACATGTATTAAATGCTGTGAAGCGGCTATTCCATTTCCGGAACCCTAAGCTTCACACAATTTTAAGGAGGAACTAACAGGATGGCAAATGTAAAAAGAATCGCAGTATTAACCAGCGGAGGAGACTCCCAGGGCATGAACGCGGCCGTTCGCGCGGTTGTGCGCAGTGCAATCTATTACGGTATTGAAGTATTCGGTATTCAACGCGGCTACCAAGGCCTCTTGAACCGTGATATTTTCCCGATGGATCTGCGTAGCGTGGGCGATATTATCCAGCGCGGAGGAACCATCCTGCAGTCTGCAAGATGTCTTGAATTCGTGAAACCGGAAGGACAGCAGAAGGGCGCAGATATCCTGAATGAAATGGGAATCGACGGCCTGGTAGTTATCGGCGGTGACGGCTCTTACAAAGGAGCTAACAAACTCAGCAAGCTAGGTATCAAGACGATGGCTTTGCCGGGAACGATTGATAATGATATCTCTTTCACAGACTATACTATCGGCTTTGATACAGCTGTAGGTGTGGTTGTAGATGCAATCAATAAGCTCCGTGACACGATGTCCTCCCATGAGCGTTCTTCCATTGTCGAAGTAATGGGACGCCACTGCGGAGATATCGCACTGCACGCAGGACTGGCTTCCGGCGCGGAAACGATTCTGGTGCCGGAAATGCCATACGATCTTAACGAAGTGGCAGACCGGATGAAAGACAATTTTGCCAGAGGCAAACGCCACAGTATCGTAATTGTTGCTGAAGGCGTAGGCAAAGGTGAAGATGTAGCGCAAGCCCTCAAAGACCGTCACTCGACACTCGATGCACGCGTAACCGTTCTTGGTCACATCCAGCGCGGAGGTACGCCAACTCCAGCAGACCGTAACCTGGCCAGCCGTTTAGGTGACTTCGCGGTACGCAAACTGATTGAAGGCGAATCCGATAAAGCTTGCGGAATCATCAAAGGCGAATTAACGCTTACTGATATCGATACGGTTGTTAACACGAAGAAGGGCTTCGATATTGAATTGTACGAGCTGGCTTCCCGCCTGTCCCAATAAAATAAGTTCTGAACCGCAGCCGCCTAGAAATAGGCGGTTTTTTACATTTGACAATATACCCCCACCGGTATACTATAAACCCCATAGGGTATATAACTAGGAGGGTAAACATGAACAGAAAAATTGTCATTATAGGTGGAGTAGCGGGAGGAGCTTCTGCTGCTGCGAGATTGCGCAGACTGAATGAGCAGGATGAGATTGTGATGTTGGAGCGTGGTGAGCATGTATCCTTTGCCAATTGCGGCCTGCCTTATTATATTGGGGAATCCATTAATTCACGCGAGAAATTGTTTCTTCAGACACCTGAGGGAATTAGAGCACGGTTTAACATCGATGTGAGAGTATTTCATGAAGTGACTGAGATTGTCCGTGACCAGAAGCTTGTACGGTTCCGGAATGTGCGTACTGGAGAAGCAGGGGAAGTCTCTTATGATATTCTGATCTTGTCACCGGGTGCCAGACCGGTAGTTCCGACCATTCCGGGTATCGCTGAAGCCGGGAATTTGTTCACCTTAAGAAATATCCCGGATACTGACCGGATCAAAGCCTATGTAGACGATAAGCAGCCCAAGCATGCAACTGTTATCGGCGGCGGCTTTATCGGGCTGGAAATGGCGGAGAATCTGCGGGAGAGAGGGCTTGAGGTAACGCTGATTGACCGGGGGAGACAGCTCCTGAACCCGCTTGATCCGGAAATGGCACGGCTAATAGAGGATCACTTTAAGCTGAATGGGGTAGAGCTCAGACTGAACGAAGGGGTTGAGGCCTTTGAGCAGGCAGGGGAATTACTGCGGTTGTCATCAGGCGGCGAGCTCAGAACCGATATGATTATCCTGGCAATCGGAGTAACCCCGGAGAACGGATTGGCCCGGGATTGCGGCCTCGATCTTGGATTCGCCGGAGCAATTAAGGTAAATGCATCGCTGCAGACGAGCGATCCTCATATTTATGCAGTTGGTGATGCTATCGAGGTGAAGGACCGTAACCATGGTTTTGCCACTATGGTCTCTCTGGCCTGGGGAGCAAACCGCCAAGGCCGGCTGGCAGCCGATCATATCAATGGCAGAGCAATCTCTTATGACGGGGCGTTAGGCAGCGCGATTATCAAGACGTTTGCCCTAACCGCTGCTGTTACAGGTAATAATGAAAAGACGCTCAAATCGATTAACGTTCCGTATGAGGCGGTTCATATTCACCCGAATTCACATGCCGGGTATTACCCGGGAGCCACTCCAATTGCCATGAAGCTGCTGTTTAATCCGCACACAGGAGCAATCTACGGTGCTCAAGCTGTGGGGGCAGCCGGTGTAGACAAGCGAATTGATGTCATAGCGACCGCCATTCGCGGAAATCTGCTGGTGAACGAGCTGGCAGATATAGAACTGACATATGCTCCGCCATATTCTTCGGCTAAAGACCCCGTCAATATGGCCGGATATGTAGCATCTAATGTGATGGATGGACTGGTCTCTCTTATGCAATGGCATGAGGTGGATAAGTTCACTGCCGGAGGGGGACTTTTAATTGATGTCAGAGATGCGGTAGAGCTGCTGGCCGGAACTATTCCCGGTTCCGTGAATATTCCGCTTCCGGAGCTTAGAGAGCGGCTGGATGAGATTCCCCGGGACCGGGAACTGGCTGTATCCTGCCAGGTAGGCTTGAGAGGTTATATTGCTGCAAGAATGTTAACCCAGCTTGGTTATAAGGTGAAGAATGTGGACGGAGGCTACAAAACGTATTCTGTAATGGCAGCAGACAGCAGTGGGACTAATTCAAAGCCAAAAGCATCAGGGGAAACTGCAAAAGCAGCAGATACTGAAGCAACGGACACTCTTACAGCTGTCGGTGGCAATGAGAATTATAGTGCAGCGAGTCAGCTTTTTGTGGATGCCTGCGGTTTGCAGTGCCCCGGTCCTATACGCAAGGTCTATGAGACTGTGAGTTCCATGCAGGAGGGACAGCAGCTGGAGATCGAAGCGACGGATTTCGGGTTTGCCGCGGATATTAAGCAGTGGTGTCTTTCTACGGACAACACCCTGGAATCAGTTGATGTCTCCGAAGGCAAAGTGAGGGCGCTGCTCCGCAAAGGTTTAGGCCAACAAACTGGCGAAAAACCCTCCGCTCCGGCATCTGCCGACAAGGACGGTACGACGATGATCGTGTTTAGCGGTGATCTGGACAAAACGATTGCCTCATTTATTATTGCCTCCGGTGCAGCCGCTATGGGCAAGCAGGTCACGATGTTCTTTACTTTCTGGGGGTTAAATGTTTTGCGCAAGGGAGAGGCTTCAGGAGTGAAGAAAAAGGGTTTCGACAAGATGTTCGGAATGATGATGCCGCAAGGCACCCGGAAGCTGCCGTTATCCAGAATGAATATGGGCGGCTTAGGAGCCAGATTGATCCGTCATACGATGGGCCGTAAAAATGTGGACTCTCTTGAGGTGCTCATGAATGAGGCGCTGAAAGCCGGCGTAAAGCTGATTGCCTGTACGATGAGTATGGATATCATGGGAATCAAACAGGAAGAGCTGATCACAGGCGTTGATTATGGCGGAGTGGCAAGTTATCTTGGAGCCGCTGAAGATTCCGGAGTTAATTTATTTATCTAAGCCGCTGATTCTAAAAAGGACCCGCTTTCCACAATACTTAGTGTGGAGAGCGGGTCCGTTTTTTTGGGAGATATGAAGTAAAGGTATTTATCCTGTCATATCAACGGACTGAACAGTAAAGCTCCGCTGAACCTTAACCAGCCGTGAGAGAAGCAGGATCGCTCCGATAGCCAGACCTGTAAT encodes:
- a CDS encoding cold shock domain-containing protein, with amino-acid sequence MKGTVKWFNAEKGYGFLQVEGGEDVFVHFSAIQGDGFKTLDEGQAVEFDITDGNRGPQAANVVKL
- a CDS encoding DL-endopeptidase inhibitor IseA family protein, encoding MAQTGQSPGELKALIDAAEGVWFEVFYSGDLNEAITVGDREYYLLPFKFSTKEKVITYFRRFWGVTMSNRMFCNLYTIKRNNRLYVIAGDPGIFTTIPRRVRVTSRTATRISVTAVLSMSEDYDEETMVVQYLIGKTGTGLRVLDRNKKDERFARCGRPG
- a CDS encoding M42 family metallopeptidase; this translates as MLTIQPNEDYILSVLKKLLDTPSPSGFTAKAMRLVAEEAASLNVPLSWNEKGGIILSVPGLDPSRTIGISAHVDTLGAMVRSIKPNGTLRLTSVGGFTMNSIENEYCVIHTRSGLTYTGTILTSHPSVHVYADARDFKRAEENMEIRIDELVSTKDDVLKLGIAVGDFISFDARAVITPSGYIKSRHLDDKASVAALLGLLESIKREGWKPLHNLSLLISNFEEVGHGTAWIPGEISEFIAVDMGAMGDDLSCKETDVSICAKDSSGPYDYAMTSRLIDLANSLAIPFAVDIYPQYGSDASAALRGGNNIRAALIGPGVHASHSMERTHKQAVLNTAKLLAAYVGAN
- a CDS encoding LapA family protein, which gives rise to MKLQWSLILGLIFALLTAVFAVINVDPVQVNFGFDQIELPLILVILGCAVIGGVIVGSYGIFRQYKLQKQIKVLNAELSKLRDAGNAFDPLSPQAQHDSLAEEPNMER
- a CDS encoding copper amine oxidase N-terminal domain-containing protein — translated: MRKFILGLLCGLVIASSSVAFASGSIKALLFPASFEINGSTVTPSSSVQALHVNGSTYVPLRFIAENLGATVGYDAELQRIIVKNRELNLKDPDYAGIRAGNLIVTPSGGNSIVTGQLIFAGVGNSKNKISATLSFYNDSNRKIGEVLIKGNQFGVEAQAFTAKGTGDFRAYTTAILHVDAVNDKPALKPVSFIYKNSKYNFTLQLPAYWEGRYKVESSVNAASDRESIHFVTNQGGIIFSILVWTEQEWKEQGAMTQEVAQIWKLGEQGNKVFTIILPGDVQYDPENEEQTAEYHKLVSYIDLIRTSFKLQE
- a CDS encoding MFS transporter encodes the protein MESVRTGGQYSDQNWLRSFMFTLYGTSVLVVSYFPLFYTHLGFSSPQVGLLYSLGPLISILSNLFWSMMSDRLGTIKKIMAILLAGQLVTAIMLAKATDFGLVMLILTLFYFFYYPVFPLADTMAIKIAQRHGRNFIAIRVFGSLGYSFFALTIGYVLRALGSSYSIGVCIVIVVAALFITLGLKDVKRTEGEPDNSKGSAKISAKGGGLKEILLQKEVLWFFSCVFVLALGHRMNEAFLTLSLKSMNAGDEIIGWALLASALSEIPIFFLLSKYGERFKELPLLAFASLMYGLRFLFMSLADVPGAIIAIQAMHSISFGIFYVTAVRYITRIIPDHLRATGLAIFTVVWSSVSGLLSGTFGGLIYEDSGRSVFYLVAMGFSVFAFIGFLIKHLMDIGGSSSRYFKKKSLPEAAPAEKASL
- the pepF gene encoding oligoendopeptidase F gives rise to the protein MEQLLKRSEVPAENRWKLEDMFASQAEWDSEYSEVKELIKKAAAFQGKLDTPEELKACFELDDQLSLLTERLYVYAHMRQDEDTAAPTYQALTQKAKKLSVEAGEALSFVTPEILALPVEKLDQFIADPALSAYTFTLTEMKREKAHVLSKAEEALLAQVGNISQAPQNIFGMLNNADLKFPKIKNEEGKEVELTHGSYIQFLESPDREVRKNAFKAVYETYAKQKNTIAATLSANVNKNVFYSRVRKYPSVLEMSLYGDNIPKEVYTNLIDTIHESLPLMHRYMKLRQKLLGVDELHMYDLFAPLVDEYKLDITFEEAKKITKEGLKPLGEDYLSVLQEGYDKGWIDVYENENKRTGAYSWGAYGTHPYVLLNHNDNLNSMFTLAHEMGHALHSYYSDNALKYRDAQYTIFLAEVASTTNEALLMDYLLKKSTDPKEKMYLLTYYADQFRTTVFRQTMFAEFEKMIHQRAEDGESLTPQDLSAIYYDLNVKYYGKDMVVDKDIEMEWARIPHFYNSFYVYKYATGFSAATSFSKQILEEGKPAVDRYLGFLKSGGSDYSINILAKAGVDMSSPEPIREAMSVFESVIEQMEQLTK